In the genome of Drosophila yakuba strain Tai18E2 chromosome 3R, Prin_Dyak_Tai18E2_2.1, whole genome shotgun sequence, one region contains:
- the LOC6536351 gene encoding omega-amidase NIT2 — protein MSKASNIMRLALLQLKGSKDKVANVQNAASKIEATVKEHKPRLITLPECFNAPYGTKYFREYSETIPDGYTSQQLSSLARKHQVYIVGGTIPELGENDAIYNTCTVWSPTGDLVAKHRKMHLFDIDVKGGIRFKESETLTAGNDFTIIDIDGHKIGIGICYDIRFEEMARLYRNAGCEMIIYPAAFNMTTGPLHWELLQRSRANDNQLFVVTTSPARDTNAEYVAYGHSMVVNPWAKVQQSASEGEETVVADIDFSAVEQVRQQIPVFGQRRLDLYATEKKSK, from the coding sequence TTCGAAGGACAAGGTGGCCAATGTCCAAAATGCCGCCAGCAAAATCGAGGCGACGGTCAAGGAGCACAAGCCTCGATTGATCACTCTGCCGGAGTGTTTCAATGCTCCCTACGGCACTAAGTACTTCCGGGAGTACTCGGAGACCATTCCCGATGGCTACACCTCGCAGCAACTCTCCAGTTTGGCCAGGAAGCACCAGGTGTATATCGTGGGCGGAACCATACCGGAGTTGGGCGAAAACGATGCCATCTACAACACCTGCACGGTTTGGTCGCCCACTGGTGACCTAGTGGCAAAGCATCGCAAGATGCATCTGTTTGATATAGATGTCAAGGGTGGCATTCGCTTCAAGGAGTCGGAAACGCTGACCGCAGGCAATGATTTCACCATCATCGACATTGATGGACACAAGATTGGCATTGGCATCTGCTACGACATTCGATTCGAGGAGATGGCCAGACTCTACCGCAACGCAGGCTGCGAGATGATCATCTATCCGGCTGCATTCAACATGACCACGGGTCCCCTGCACTGGGAGCTGCTGCAGCGATCCCGTGCCAACGATAACCAACTGTTTGTGGTCACTACATCGCCGGCCCGTGACACAAACGCCGAGTATGTGGCCTATGGCCATTCCATGGTGGTGAATCCCTGGGCCAAGGTGCAGCAGAGTGCCAGTGAAGGCGAGGAAACCGTTGTGGCCGATATAGATTTTTCCGCGGTGGAGCAAGTGCGTCAGCAGATTCCCGTCTTTGGACAGCGACGTCTAGATTTGTATGCCACCGAAAAGAAGTCCAAATAG
- the LOC6536352 gene encoding uncharacterized protein LOC6536352 → MEATESAMPGTDKTPACRTSGDGMEQPENSGAAKTESEVPASADVDTKVKRPQLSRKDSSVVQEAVMDRKASTSSGPASNLPLPGLHTLYRRPEIVTRSLAPVVPKGELVQMRPRLVTSADSLPEHKKTKAPKFVPFEPYPGAVNPMISEPTNKHKIHRDKNNLDIAVLVDQVSTLRTQELETEPSDIKDADTASGQELISLKQELAKMREERNYFQAQYKFQTQVNSELKSLLVASVGEDLQTRVNLLTEDKLQLARALLDTANNLTTHTEQIEFLAGQCEVWRSKFLASSVMVEELARWKADLTQKNQLLNESTKQLLHATHQIREIQLDMLKQLKFLAKIRFLNLPATDVISLSAENLNILQRMVLHTGVGIPEETLKLSSASTSPLCEAEKYAVRALEFISQPLMATDEAIRALFDQAQRPHYVQSAASEAAPSDNQLDKA, encoded by the exons ATGGAAGCGACTGAGAGCGCGATGCCAGGCACGGACAAAACCCCGGCTTGTCGCACCAGTGGCGATGGCATGGAGCAGCCGGAAAATAGTGGAGCGGCCAAAACAGAGAGTGAAGTCCCAGCGAGTGCTGATGTGGACACCAAGGTGAAGAGGCCCCAATTGTCGCGGAAGGACAGCTCCGTTGTCCAGGAGGCCGTCATGGACAGGAAGGCTTCAACCAGCAGTGGCCCCGCCTCCAATCTGCCCCTGCCCGGCTTGCACACCCTTTACAGACGCCCCGAGATCGTTACCCGCAGTTTGGCGCCCGTTGTGCCCAAGGGGGAGCTGGTTCAGATGCGTCCAAGACTGGTTACCAGTGCGGATTCGCTGCCCGAACATAAGAAAACCAAGGCCCCCAAGTTTGTGCCCTTCGAACCATATCCGGGTGCCGTGAATCCCATGATTTCTGAGCCAACTAATAAACACAAAATCCATCGGGACAAGAACAACCTGGACATTGCAGTGCTGGTAGATCAGGTGTCCACACTGCGCACCCAGGAATTGGAGACTGAGCCGTCGGATATTAAGGATGCAGACACAGCCAGCGGTCAGGAGCTAATCTCACTTAAGcaggagctggccaagatgcGCGAGGAACGCAATTACTTTCAAGCCCAGTATAAGTTCCAAACGCAGGTGAACAGCGAACTGAAGAGCCTGCTGGTGGCCTCCGTGGGCGAGGATCTGCAGACACGGGTTAATCTGCTCACAGAGGACAAACTACAACTGGCTAGGGCTCTACTAGACACTGCCAACAATTTGACCACCCACACCGAGCAGATTGAGTTCCTGGCCGGCCAATGTGAGGTCTGGCGATCCAAGTTTCTCGCCAGCAGCGTTATGGTTGAGGAGTTAGCCCGCTGGAAAGCCGATCTCACCCAGAAGAATCAGCTATTGAACGAGTCAACGAAACAACTTCTGCATGCCACCCACCAGATCCGCGAAATTCAGCTGGATATGCTAAAGCAACTGAAGTTCTTGGCCAAGATTCGTTTCCTCAACCTGCCCGCCACCGATGTAATCAGCCTGAGTGCCGAAAACCTGAATATCCTACAGCGCATGGTGCTGCACACTGGCGTGGGCATTCCCGAGGAGACACTAAAGCTGTCCAGCGCCAGCACAAGTCCACTTTGCGAGGCGGAGAAGTACGCAGTTAGG GCCTTGGAATTCATTAGTCAGCCCTTGATGGCCACCGACGAAGCCATACGAGCTCTTTTCGACCAGGCCCAGCGGCCCCACTACGTGCAATCAGCTGCATCTGAGGCAGCTCCTAGCGATAATCAACTAGATAAAGCTTAA
- the LOC6536353 gene encoding BBSome-interacting protein 1 has protein sequence MSSVEAEVLQKIDLIEPTTGKLFFEHKTELLFCRPHLMPLKTQALERLEEMHRDTARQLQKKRQQQKSTEPTGSL, from the coding sequence ATGTCCTCAGTGGAGGCGGAGGTGCTGCAGAAAATCGATCTGATTGAGCCCACAACcggaaaattgtttttcgaGCACAAAACGGAGCTGCTTTTCTGCCGGCCGCATCTGATGCCGCTGAAAACGCAGGCGCTGGAACGCCTGGAGGAAATGCATCGGGACACCGCTCGCCAATTGCAGAAGAAGCGCCAGCAACAGAAGTCCACGGAGCCCACAGGCTCGCTATGA
- the LOC6536354 gene encoding LMBR1 domain-containing protein 2 homolog, giving the protein MAYLLSFGIVAALFLASISLYRYGNIPRQHILVTLSVLTAWCFSFLIVFTIPLDVTSTLYRQCVEEHRPTPAPNVTNTSAATVAPPPQCQEPWGMVPASVFPNLWRIIYWSSQFLTWLIMPLMQSYLKAGDFTVKGKLKSALIENAIYYGSYLFICGVLLIYIAVKGESLDWQKLKAIASSASNTWGLFLLILLLGYALVEVPRSLWNNAKPGFALQYAYFKAAKLSTEKAEAEEHVDDILESLQGLSRVIPNNHELRPCLETILRKVPIELQERASRNFARTGGSGMGATSSTILPSEKALVRIHKQVIKSLQTLQRTEALWSVQVQTVLHLEDVAKNIHSSDRRFKSEFPRQRTQLERICYSATLQWYWECLLKAPFLKTMCVLTATMSAMVVWSELTFFSRHPVLSIFANVIYVAKESYDFFTIEVFSMVVLCYFFYCTYSTILRIRFLNLYYLAPHHQTNEHSLIFSGMLLCRLTPPMCLNFLGLIHMDTHIIPNRIMETVYTQIMGHMDVIGIISNGFNIYFPMCMLAFCLATWFSLGSRALNALGFQQFLQNETIATELVQEGKDLIAREKRRRQRAEEAMARRRDFNRTDQVLGSDYLSKYRSGGPSGLASSRTPADGLLRDGDSSFDYAAVASSSALGVPRSLSEEINDRFGVSTQVQVGFRDPDYETETDGRIVGPPPRGLFDDV; this is encoded by the exons ATGGCCTACCTACTGAGCTTTGGCATCGTGGCCGCCCTATTCCTGGCCAGCATCTCGCTGTACCGCTACGGAAACATACCACGTCAGCACATCCTGGTCACCCTGTCCGTGCTGACCGCCTGGTGCTTCTCCTTCCTGATTGTATTCACCATTCCGCTGGACGTGACATCG ACCCTTTACCGCCAGTGCGTGGAGGAGCACCGACCCACGCCAGCCCCAAATGTGACCAACACGTCGGCCGCCACTGTGGCTCCGCCGCCTCAGTGCCAGGAGCCGTGGGGCATGGTACCAGCATCCGTGTTTCCCAACCTCTGGCGCATTATTTACTGGAGCTCGCAGTTCCTCACCTGGTTGATCATGCCGCTGATGCAGTCGTACCTCAAGGCGGGCGACTTCACCGTCAAGGGAAAACTGAAATCGGCACTGATAGAGAATGCCATCTACTACGGTTCCTACCTGTTCATCTGTGGCGTACTACTCATCTATATAGCCGTCAAAGGAGAGTCTCTTGATTGGCAAAAGCTAAAGGCAATTGCCTCGTCCGCTTCGAACACATGGGGATTGTTCCTGCTCATCCTGTTACTGGGATACGCTCTGGTGGAGGTACCTCGATCACTGTGGAACAACGCCAAGCCGGGATTCGCACTGCAATACGCCTACTTTAAGGCGGCCAAACTGAGCACTGAGAAGGCCGAGGCCGAGGAGCACGTGGATGACATCCTGGAGTCCCTGCAAGGCCTTAGCCGGGTCATACCCAACAATCACGAGCTGCGCCCCTGCCTGGAGACCATCTTGCGCAAAGTTCCCATTGAGCTACAAGAGCGGGCGAGCCGAAACTTTGCGCGCACGGGTGGCAGCGGAATGGGTGCCACGAGCTCTACTATCTTGCCTTCGGAAAAGGCGCTGGTTCGCATTCATAAGCAAGTAATCAAATCCCTGCAAACATTGCAGCGCACCGAAGCCCTATGGAGCGTGCAGGTGCAGACAGTGCTGCATCTAGAGGATGTGGCCAAGAATATTCACTCATCGGACCGGCGCTTCAAATCGGAGTTTCCGCGTCAGCGCACGCAGCTGGAGCGTATCTGCTATAGCGCCACTCTGCAGTGGTACTGGGAGTGCCTGCTGAAGGCCCCGTTCCTGAAGACCATGTGCGTTCTGACCGCCACCATGTCGGCCATGGTGGTGTGGAGCGAGCTAACCTTCTTCAGTCGCCACCCTGTGCTTTCCATTTTCGCCAACGTTATCTACGTGGCCAAGGAGAGCTACGACTTCTTTACTATTGAAGTCTTCTCTATGGTTGTTCTCTGCTACTTCTTTTACTGCACTTACTCGACGATCTTGAGGATACGCTTCCTCAATCTGTACTATTTGGCACCGCATCACCAGACCAACGAGCACAGCCTGATCTTCAGCGGCATGCTGCTCTGCCGTCTGACGCCACCCATGTGCCTCAACTTCCTTGGTCTAATCCATATGGACACACACATCATTCCCAAT CGCATTATGGAGACGGTCTACACGCAGATCATGGGCCACATGGATGTTATTGGGATCATCTCGAACGGCTTCAATATCTACTTCCCAATGTGTATGCTGGCCTTTTGTCTGGCCACTTGGTTTAGCCTCGGCAGTCGGGCCCTGAATGCCCTCGGCTTCCAGCAGTTCCTGCAGAACGAAACGATTGCCACCGAGCTGGTGCAGGAGGGAAAGGATCTGATAGCGCGGGAAAAGCGCCGCCGCCAGCGAGCCGAGGAGGCGATGGCCAGGAGGCGTGACTTTAACCGCACCGATCAGGTTCTGGGCAGCGATTACTTAAGCAAATACCGGAGTGGCGGACCCAGTGGCCTGGCCAGTAGTCGCACACCCGCCGACGGTCTGCTTCGCGATGGTGACAGCAGCTTTGACTATGCGGCGGTGGCTTCTTCCTCCGCACTGGGCGTACCGCGCTCCCTGTCGGAGGAGATCAACGACCGGTTTGGTGTGAGCACTCAGGTGCAGGTGGGATTCCGAGACCCGGACTACGAGACGGAGACAGATGGTCGAATTGTCGGCCCGCCACCCCGAGGACTTTTCGACGATGTCTAG
- the LOC120322004 gene encoding uncharacterized protein LOC120322004, which translates to MYSPTTPVTSRSGYLRGRKRINPHPISQLRKKPMPENDEKTENVDPEDSSIDLESSHYSTEADTSTELESQDTSTDSGLETSQDIGNESHYSRKAAKDPF; encoded by the coding sequence ATGTATTCCCCGACGACTCCGGTTACCTCACGCAGCGGCTATCTGCGTGGTCGCAAGCGCATAAACCCGCATCCCATATCGCAGCTGCGTAAAAAACCGATGCCGGAAAACGACGAAAAGACCGAGAATGTGGATCCAGAAGACTCTAGCATCGATCTGGAAAGTTCCCACTACTCAACGGAGGCGGACACGTCGACGGAATTGGAATCGCAGGACACTAGCACGGACAGTGGTCTGGAAACTAGCCAGGACATTGGCAACGAATCGCACTATTCCCGCAAGGCGGCAAAGGATCCTTTCTAG
- the LOC6536356 gene encoding tubulin beta-2 chain, which produces MREIVHIQAGQCGNQIGGKFWEVISDEHCIDATGTYYGDSDLQLERINVYYNEATGAKYVPRAILVDLEPGTMDSVRSGAFGQIFRPDNFVFGQSGAGNNWAKGHYTEGAELVDSVLDVVRKESEGCDCLQGFQLTHSLGGGTGSGMGTLLISKIREEYPDRIMNTFSVVPSPKVSDTVVEPYNATLSVHQLVENTDETYCIDNEALYDICFRTLKLTTPTYGDLNHLVSATMSGVTTCLRFPGQLNADLRKLAVNMVPFPRLHFFMPGFAPLTSRGSQQYRALTVPELTQQMFDAKNMMAACDPRHGRYLTVAAIFRGRMSMKEVDEQMLNIQNKNSSFFVEWIPNNCKTAVCDIPPRGLKMSATFIGNSTAIQELFKRVSEQFTAMFRRKAFLHWYTGEGMDEMEFTEAESNMNDLVSEYQQYQEATADEEGEFDEDEEGGGDE; this is translated from the exons ATGCGTGAAATTGTGCACATCCAGGCCGGTCAATGCGGCAACCAGATCGGTGGTAAATTCTGGGAGGTCATCTCGGATGAGCACTGCATAGACGCCACTGGAACGTACTATGGCGATAGTGATCTGCAGCTGGAGCGCATCAATGTGTACTACAATGAAGCCACCGGTGCCAAGTATGTTCCGCGTGCCATCCTTGTGGACCTGGAACCCGGCACCATGGATTCCGTTCGCTCCGGCGCCTTTGGTCAGATCTTCCGGCCGGACAACTTTGTCTTCGGCCAGTCGGGGGCAGGCAACAACTGGGCCAAGGGTCATTACACAGAGGGTGCTGAACTGGTGGACTCCGTCTTGGATGTGGTGCGAAAGGAGTCTGAGGGCTGCGATTGCCTTCAG GGATTCCAGCTGACCCACTCGCTGGGTGGCGGCACTGGCTCCGGCATGGGAACCCTGCTGATCTCAAAGATCCGCGAGGAGTACCCCGACCGCATCATGAACACCTTCTCGGTGGTGCCCTCGCCCAAGGTGTCCGATACGGTGGTGGAGCCCTACAATGCCACCCTAAGTGTGCACCAGCTGGTGGAGAACACGGATGAGACGTACTGCATCGACAACGAGGCGTTGTATGACATCTGCTTCCGCACACTGAAGCTGACCACGCCCACCTATGGTGACCTCAACCATCTGGTTTCGGCCACAATGTCTGGCGTTACGACCTGCCTGCGTTTCCCTGGCCAGCTGAACGCCGATCTTCGCAAGCTGGCCGTGAACATGGTGCCCTTCCCCCGACTCCACTTCTTCATGCCCGGTTTCGCGCCGCTGACCTCGCGAGGATCGCAACAGTACCGAGCTCTGACCGTTCCCGAGTTGACCCAGCAGATGTTCGATGCCAAGAACATGATGGCCGCCTGCGATCCGCGACATGGTCGCTACCTGACCGTCGCCGCCATCTTCCGTGGCCGCATGTCCATGAAGGAGGTGGACGAGCAGATGCTGAACATCCAGAACAAGAACAGCAGCTTCTTTGTGGAATGGATCCCGAATAATTGCAAGACGGCGGTGTGCGACATTCCACCCAGGGGTCTGAAGATGTCGGCCACCTTCATTGGCAACTCCACCGCCATTCAGGAGCTATTCAAACGGGTGTCGGAGCAGTTCACCGCCATGTTCAGGAGGAAGGCCTTCCTGCATTGGTACACCGGCGAGGGAATGGACGAAATGGAGTTCACAGAGGCAGAGAGCAACATGAACGACTTGGTATCGGAGTATCAGCAGTACCAGGAGGCCACAGCCGACGAGGAGGGCGAATTCGATGAGGACGAAGAGGGTGGCGGCGATGAATAA
- the LOC6536357 gene encoding two pore potassium channel protein sup-9, translating to MMKRQNVRTLSLVVCTFTYLLIGAAVFDSLESPTEAKRWDFLQTVKNNFVRKYNVTDEDFRVMEIVIIENKPHKAGPQWKFAGAFYFSTVVLAMIGYGHSTPVTIPGKAFCMGYAMVGIPLGLVMFQSIGERLNKFASVIIRRAKRASGARCTDATEMNLMLATGMLSSIIITTGAAVFSRYEGWSYFDSFYYCFVTLTTIGFGDYVALQNDQALTNKPGYVALSLVFILFGLAVVAASINLLVLRFMTMQAEDAKRDEQDAQNLAGNAQPVTFDDESTYNMHGKLLENNYTTENDETASLCSCTCMGGTRCLNHEQFVDPDFQPTDIIESTLCLKRASV from the exons ATGATGAAGCGACAGAATGTCCGAACCCTTTCCCTGGTGGTATGCACTTTTACTTATCTTTTAATTGGCGCCGCAGTCTTCGATTCCCTGGAGTCCCCAACGGAGGCTAAGAGATGGGATTTCCTACAGA CCGTTAAAAACAACTTTGTTAGGAAGTACAATGTGACCGACGAGGATTTTCGTGTGATGGAAATCGTCATTATTGAAAACAAGCCCCACAAGGCCGGACCTCAGTGGAAATTCGCTGGAGCTTTCTACTTCAGCACGGTTGTACTGGCTATGATag GATATGGACATTCAACGCCAGTCACAATTCCGGGAAAAGCATTTTGTATGGGTTATGCTATG GTGGGCATCCCTCTGGGTCTGGTGATGTTCCAGTCGATCGGAGAACGTCTCAATAAGTTCGCATCAGTGATTATAAGGCGGGCAAAGAGAGCCAGTGGAGCTCGCTGTACGGATGCCACCGAGATGAACCTCATGTTGGCCACCGGAATGCTCTCCTCCATTATAATCACGACTGGAGCTGCAGTATTTTCCCGATACGAGGGATGGAGCTACTTCGATAGCTTCTACTATTGCTTCGTCACCTTGACGACAATTGGCTTCGGCGACTATGTGGCATTGCAGAACGATCAGGCTCTAACTAATAAGCCTGGTTATGTGGCACTGAGCTTGGTCTTCATCCTCTTCGGCTTGGCCGTGGTGGCCGCCAGTATTAATCTGCTGGTGCTTCGCTTCATGACCAT GCAAGCGGAGGATGCCAAGCGAGATGAGCAGGATGCCCAGAACCTGGCCGGAAATGCCCAGCCGGTGACCTTCGATGATGAGTCCACGTACAACATGCATGGCAAGTTGCTGGAGAACAACTACACCACGGAGAACGATGAGACCGCCTCTCTGTGCTCCTGTACCTGCATGGGTGGCACACGGTGCCTAAATCATGAGCAGTTCGTGGATCCGGACTTCCAGCCCACCGACATCATCGAGAGCACCTTGTGCCTGAAGCGAGCCTCCGTCTGA